A region of Pan troglodytes isolate AG18354 chromosome 23, NHGRI_mPanTro3-v2.0_pri, whole genome shotgun sequence DNA encodes the following proteins:
- the LOC749805 gene encoding uncharacterized protein LOC749805 gives MHLQPAWAPKLQPPSVCRQQPPGNSRVRPHFPHLGTRARCPCGCGQARRSALQQLHGGGNRPSALSPVAAEGPWLEVSSSGIGGAGRGQGLVGSQARGTCDPEAAQAMLHHLGAQLQAPGNSQAGWRAQPRRPGPGCRRGCGQARQSAWQRLHRGRNRPSAPSPVAADGPWSGPDVSSEEKRGGSHGEAGPQAGRDARLRFRDVPRQPRRTRKPAAPVSLCDSVRNHQIVFHGKCIIFYS, from the coding sequence ATGCACCTCCAGCCCGCCTGGGCACCCAAGCTGCAGCCGCCTTCTGTGTGCAGGCAGCAACCTCCAGGCAACTCCCGAGTCCGCCCTCACTTCCCACATCTCGGAACGAGGGCCAGATGTCCCTGTGGCTGCGGCCAAGCCAGGCGGTCTGCCCTGCAGCAGCTGCACGGGGGCGGGAACCGGCCCTCAGCCCTATCCCCCGTGGCTGCAGAGGGCCCTTGGCTAGAGGTGTCGAGCTCTGGCATAGGAGGAGCCGGGCGGGGGCAGGGTCTGGTGGGCTCTCAGGCCAGGGGCACTTGCGATCCAGAGGCCGCCCAGGCCATGCTCCACCACCTGGGCGCCCAGCTACAGGCGCCAGGCAACTCCCAAGCTGGCTGGCGCGCCCAGCCTCGCAGACCCGGGCCTGGATGTCGCCGTGGCTGCGGCCAAGCCAGGCAGTCTGCCTGGCAGCGGCTGCACCGGGGCAGGAACCGACCCTCAGCCCCATCCCCGGTGGCTGCGGACGGCCCCTGGAGCGGCCCCGACGTCTCTTCGGAGGAGAAGAGGGGCGGGAGTCACGGCGAGGCAGGCCCTCAGGCGGGAAGGGATGCGCGCCTGCGATTCCGGGACGTACCGCGCCAGCCCAGGAGAACCCGGAAGCCAGCAGCTCCTGTTTCTCTGTGTGATTCTGTGAGGAaccaccaaattgttttccacggCAAGTGCATCATTTTCTATTCCTAG
- the LOC134809686 gene encoding unconventional myosin-Vb-like: MLECHKEGEALLILNLVTDLKPQMLLDTVPCLSAYLLYMCIRLADQTNDDLKVHSLMTSTTNGTKKVLKKHSDDFEMTSFLLSNTCHLLHCLKRYSGDEGFMTQNTAKHNEHCLKKFDLTEYRQVLSDFSIQIYQQLFKIAEGVLQLMIVSAMLENESIQGLSGVKPTGSQKHSSSMADGDNSYRLEAIIRQMNAFHTVMCDQGLDPEIILQVFKQLFFMINPVTLNDLLLRKDVCSWSTGMQLRYNISQLEEWL; encoded by the coding sequence ATGTTGGAGTGCCACAAAGAGGGCGAGGCCCTCCTCATCCTCAACCTGGTGACAGACTTGAAGCCCCAGATGCTGTTGGACACAGTGCCCTGTCTCTCCGCCTACCTCCTCTACATGTGCATCCGGCTCGCGGACCAAACCAACGATGATCTCAAGGTGCACTCCCTGATGACCTCCACCACCAACGGCACTAAGAAAGTCCTGAAGAAGCACAGTGATGACTTTGAGATGACGTCATTCCTGTTATCCAACACCTGCCACCTTCTTCACTGTCTGAAGCGGTACAGCGGGGATGAGGGCTTCATGACTCAGAATACGGCAAAGCACAACGAACACTGCCTTAAGAAATTTGACCTCACCGAATACCGTCAGGTACTGAGCGACTTTTCCATTCAGATCTACCAGCAGCTCTTTAAAATTGCCGAGGGTGTGTTACAGCTGATGATAGTTTCTGCCATGTTGGAAAATGAGAGCATTCAGGGTCTATCTGGTGTGAAGCCCACTGGCTCCCAGAAGCACTCCTCCAGCATGGCAGATGGGGATAACTCATACCGCCTGGAAGCTATCATCCGCCAGATGAATGCCTTTCATACAGTCATGTGTGACCAGGGCTTGGACCCTGAGATCATCCTGCAGGTATTCAAACAGCTCTTCTTCATGATCAACCCAGTGACTCTTAATGACCTGCTCCTGCGGAAGGACGTCTGCTCTTGGAGCACAGGCATGCAACTCAGGTACAATATAAGTCAGCTTGAGGAGTGGCTTTGA